Proteins from a genomic interval of Polaribacter sejongensis:
- a CDS encoding Crp/Fnr family transcriptional regulator — MKENLVKHLNNYIKLSKEHTEFIIKNTEVKNYKASDFFLESGDKCDQIAFLINGVFRFCFYDNKGNEVTSFFMKEHDFVCNITSFFEFSVSSGSIQAETNCEVVQFSRASWDLFCTTIPEWESSFQKIINETLINKINFQRSLLNLNAKESYLKFLKTHPSILQRVPLNHIASFLGITPFSLSRIRKSTSTL, encoded by the coding sequence ATGAAAGAAAACCTAGTGAAACACCTTAACAATTACATCAAATTATCTAAAGAACATACTGAATTCATAATTAAAAATACGGAAGTAAAAAACTATAAAGCTTCCGATTTTTTTCTTGAGAGTGGAGATAAATGTGACCAAATAGCGTTTCTAATAAATGGCGTATTTCGATTTTGTTTTTATGATAATAAAGGAAATGAAGTAACGTCTTTCTTTATGAAAGAGCATGATTTTGTTTGTAACATCACTAGCTTTTTTGAATTTTCTGTAAGTTCTGGTTCTATACAAGCAGAAACAAATTGTGAGGTTGTTCAGTTTTCAAGGGCATCTTGGGATTTGTTTTGTACTACTATCCCAGAATGGGAAAGTTCATTTCAAAAAATCATTAATGAAACATTAATAAATAAAATCAATTTTCAAAGAAGCCTATTAAATCTTAACGCAAAGGAATCTTACTTAAAGTTTTTAAAAACCCATCCCTCTATTTTACAAAGAGTCCCTTTAAATCATATTGCTTCATTTTTAGGAATAACTCCTTTTTCATTGAGTAGAATACGAAAATCAACATCAA
- a CDS encoding CidA/LrgA family protein — translation MIRQLFIILMCLALGEIIVYFIGIKIPSSIIGMLLLTAGLHFKIIKLKWIQEVADFLLDNMVFFFIPPGVAIMCYLDLISKELVPILAAILGSTVLVLLSTSFTHQVLRKIRLKKLTKDKK, via the coding sequence ATGATTAGACAATTATTCATAATACTCATGTGTCTTGCTCTAGGTGAGATAATCGTTTATTTCATCGGAATTAAAATCCCCTCAAGTATCATAGGTATGTTGTTATTAACAGCAGGACTTCATTTTAAAATCATTAAACTTAAATGGATACAAGAGGTTGCTGATTTTCTTTTAGATAACATGGTCTTCTTTTTTATACCACCTGGCGTAGCTATTATGTGTTATCTAGATTTAATTTCAAAAGAATTAGTACCAATACTAGCAGCAATTCTGGGGAGTACTGTTTTAGTTTTACTAAGCACTAGTTTTACACATCAAGTGTTGAGAAAAATAAGATTGAAGAAACTAACAAAAGATAAAAAATGA
- a CDS encoding LrgB family protein, whose translation MKLISEPYMLLTITVGIYWLTKYLQNKTNSVLLNPILITIIAVIGTLKLAGISYETYHEAGKFIEFFLKPSIVALGVPLYLQISKIKKQVIPIFISQLVGSIVGIISGVLIAKWLGASNDVIISIAPKSVTTPLAIDISQSIGGIPSLTASMVVMVGIFGSVAGFKILQLFKVSNPMSKSLSMGTASHGLGTAQAMAISQRFGAYSSMGLILNGLFTAIFTPIILALLGII comes from the coding sequence ATGAAACTGATTTCAGAACCTTATATGTTATTAACCATAACTGTAGGTATTTATTGGTTGACAAAATATCTTCAAAATAAAACCAACTCAGTTCTTCTAAATCCTATATTAATAACAATAATTGCTGTAATAGGCACTTTAAAATTAGCTGGTATTTCTTATGAAACTTATCATGAGGCAGGTAAGTTTATTGAGTTTTTTCTAAAACCTTCAATTGTAGCATTAGGAGTACCGCTATATCTTCAAATAAGCAAAATTAAAAAACAAGTAATCCCTATTTTTATTTCACAATTAGTAGGTTCTATAGTAGGGATAATTTCGGGGGTTCTTATTGCTAAGTGGTTAGGAGCTTCAAATGATGTAATAATTTCGATAGCACCTAAGTCTGTTACGACTCCGCTTGCTATTGATATTTCCCAGTCAATAGGGGGGATTCCATCTCTTACTGCATCAATGGTTGTTATGGTAGGAATTTTTGGTTCGGTAGCAGGTTTTAAAATTTTACAACTATTTAAAGTAAGTAATCCAATGTCTAAAAGTCTTTCAATGGGTACCGCAAGTCATGGGCTTGGAACGGCCCAAGCGATGGCTATAAGTCAACGATTTGGAGCATATTCAAGTATGGGGCTTATTTTAAACGGATTGTTTACAGCCATATTTACTCCCATTATTCTAGCGTTACTTGGCATTATATAA
- a CDS encoding DUF5018 domain-containing protein, which yields MIKKITILVYIIFALIACSKDDEPDLPIVLNNQNTINSFDLTINGEIINGTINQIDKTILFSLAGAEISALKPTIDYSENANISPTVNESQNFNNEVAYTVYAENGDPNIYRVIVNNRPLNSESEILSFSVLVDNKTIDANINKDTKIINFNIGTLDKSSLLPTISISENATISPDITIPQNFEESVNYTVTAENGDKTEYTIIANMPQIGNNSNSSSAHLYYIRADMRISGQFLDMDKPGAEIYLYDGNNKYELNILSQNSYSSQENIIQYNLNTKITENIPTYGNYKIVYQTNSIRIESSQFIDVLAEGAPKFISLNQDSYSYNDILKITGENITETIAIPSNGSIFQIQNSYNYDYTVNSDKTQATLTLDYYYLFPAYFGNSVAPKTITFWGPGRRIGESFTTIFN from the coding sequence ATGATTAAAAAAATCACAATATTAGTATACATAATATTTGCTCTTATAGCATGTTCTAAAGACGATGAACCCGATTTACCAATTGTATTAAACAATCAGAACACCATTAACTCATTTGACCTTACTATTAACGGAGAAATTATAAACGGAACTATAAACCAAATAGACAAAACAATACTATTTAGTTTAGCTGGAGCAGAAATTTCTGCCTTAAAGCCTACAATTGATTATTCTGAAAACGCAAATATATCACCTACTGTAAACGAATCTCAAAATTTTAATAATGAAGTAGCGTACACTGTATATGCAGAGAATGGAGACCCTAATATTTATAGAGTTATTGTTAACAATAGACCACTTAATTCAGAAAGTGAAATACTATCCTTTTCGGTTCTTGTTGATAATAAAACTATTGATGCCAACATTAATAAAGACACAAAAATTATTAATTTTAATATAGGAACATTAGATAAAAGTTCGCTTTTACCTACAATATCAATTTCTGAAAACGCTACAATTTCTCCTGATATTACAATTCCTCAAAACTTTGAAGAATCAGTTAATTATACCGTTACCGCAGAAAACGGAGATAAAACGGAATATACAATAATTGCTAACATGCCCCAAATAGGCAACAATAGTAACTCTTCATCGGCCCACCTTTACTATATTAGAGCCGATATGCGTATTTCAGGTCAATTTTTAGACATGGATAAGCCTGGTGCAGAAATTTATTTATACGATGGTAATAATAAATATGAACTAAATATTTTAAGCCAAAACAGCTATTCTTCTCAAGAAAATATTATTCAATACAATCTAAATACTAAAATTACAGAAAACATACCAACTTACGGTAATTACAAAATAGTATATCAAACAAATTCAATACGTATAGAATCAAGTCAATTTATAGATGTACTTGCTGAAGGTGCTCCCAAATTTATTTCATTAAATCAAGATTCTTATTCTTACAATGATATTTTAAAAATTACTGGAGAGAATATTACAGAAACAATTGCGATACCTTCAAATGGCTCTATATTTCAAATACAAAATTCTTACAACTATGATTATACTGTAAATAGTGATAAAACTCAGGCAACATTAACACTTGATTACTATTATTTGTTTCCGGCATACTTTGGAAATTCTGTAGCGCCAAAGACTATTACTTTTTGGGGACCAGGAAGAAGGATAGGCGAATCATTTACAACTATATTCAATTAA
- a CDS encoding PQQ-binding-like beta-propeller repeat protein, with protein MKKIISILLILILLSCSNDESLPHQNSNPEEIKLEKISFEGKTVTIDWNTVLDADDDLIHYSLYINSILVEKTTKSISTSLLEYNNDYSGRIIATDKNGGVSELEFTFESPKSKILLFSDSSQNLIAYDLITNKTLWESNTSFIEAHTAYKDMIFSGVKGLNGINILTGEIEWTSSPSSTNYNEYRNIITDNTNVYAFDASSKLYCVNIESKEKLWDRSFLNYYATLSIDETRVFVSSRNNDHLYAINKVSGQTDWSLRLNASYKFLTNPLINNDHIYIGDYYGIFYALNKNDGSKIWTVDMGRYNSFFAAPTIFENTIITGTYSTLYALYENNGNIKWTYKPEGTIETSPFIHNNNIYIGLSKNGTAELVCLNAEDGSFKWKYDLSSKTTTSPIVYEDIVYIGDWDNNFYAINATNGSLKWKLQTDNPIIKSPIIVIGNSNTVIYPSSHGLKN; from the coding sequence ATGAAAAAAATAATATCAATTCTATTAATACTAATATTGCTTTCATGTTCAAACGATGAGTCTCTTCCTCATCAAAATTCAAATCCTGAAGAAATAAAACTAGAAAAAATTTCTTTTGAAGGAAAAACAGTTACTATAGATTGGAATACTGTTTTAGATGCAGATGATGATCTTATACATTATAGCTTATATATAAATTCTATTTTAGTAGAAAAAACAACTAAATCTATAAGCACATCACTCTTAGAATATAACAATGATTATAGTGGTAGAATTATTGCCACAGATAAAAACGGAGGAGTTTCTGAATTAGAATTCACTTTTGAAAGCCCTAAAAGTAAAATCCTACTTTTTTCAGATTCTTCTCAAAACTTAATAGCATATGATTTAATTACAAATAAGACTTTGTGGGAATCTAACACTTCGTTTATTGAAGCTCATACAGCTTATAAAGACATGATTTTTTCAGGTGTAAAGGGATTAAACGGTATTAACATCCTTACAGGTGAAATTGAATGGACAAGCAGTCCGAGTAGTACTAATTATAATGAATATAGAAACATTATTACAGATAATACTAATGTATATGCTTTTGATGCAAGTAGTAAACTTTATTGTGTAAATATTGAGTCAAAAGAAAAATTATGGGATCGTAGTTTTCTTAATTATTACGCAACACTATCTATCGATGAAACTAGAGTCTTTGTAAGCAGTAGAAATAATGATCATTTATACGCCATAAATAAAGTATCAGGACAAACAGATTGGAGTCTAAGGTTAAACGCAAGCTATAAATTTTTAACCAATCCATTAATTAATAACGACCATATATATATTGGGGATTACTATGGAATATTTTATGCATTGAATAAAAATGACGGAAGTAAAATATGGACTGTCGATATGGGAAGATATAATTCCTTTTTTGCAGCACCCACAATATTCGAAAACACTATAATAACAGGAACCTATAGCACTCTTTATGCTTTGTATGAAAACAACGGCAATATTAAATGGACTTACAAACCTGAAGGAACAATAGAAACTTCTCCTTTTATACACAACAACAATATTTATATTGGTTTATCTAAAAATGGAACAGCAGAATTAGTCTGTTTAAATGCAGAAGACGGCAGTTTTAAATGGAAATATGATTTAAGTTCTAAAACAACTACTTCTCCTATTGTTTACGAAGACATTGTCTATATTGGCGATTGGGATAATAATTTCTATGCAATTAATGCTACTAATGGTAGCTTAAAATGGAAACTACAAACAGATAATCCTATTATAAAGTCTCCAATAATTGTTATTGGAAACAGTAATACCGTAATTTATCCTAGTTCTCACGGCTTAAAAAACTAA
- a CDS encoding outer membrane beta-barrel protein, protein MKKIITLIILFIGLNSIAQNKFEKGYFTTIDGNKTECLIKNEDWRQIPSQFQFKLTDKSEVKKIHSNQLNVLEIYNKLLFEKHKVDINKYSNNLNNLSNKRVSIFKNKNLFLKVIIKGKASLFKYSDNGVDYFFYSINSKIKPLEYKKYKNNKGGISENLNYQKTLRDELNCKNINSNIKYREDSFINFFSKFNSCSNSSNKLYIKKNRKGKFNIYGKIGFGLSVLDATSTPAINLGLELEYIFPFNNNKWSLFTEPTYQSAFKTINIDVVTGYTLYAPPSNPNATVGLPIYSNEKVKYSSLEIPIAIRHYLFLKNKKVLFINSGINLDFPIKFNEKETKMNKNISFLLGIGYHFNNKLSIEARYNAPKKINSESNIEYPNIQSFMIKLGYSFN, encoded by the coding sequence ATGAAAAAGATAATTACTCTTATTATCCTATTTATAGGATTAAATTCAATTGCCCAAAATAAATTTGAAAAAGGTTATTTTACAACTATAGATGGAAACAAAACTGAATGCTTAATTAAAAATGAAGATTGGAGGCAAATTCCATCTCAATTTCAATTTAAATTAACTGATAAATCTGAAGTTAAAAAAATACATTCTAATCAGTTAAACGTATTAGAAATCTATAATAAACTCTTATTTGAAAAACATAAGGTAGACATTAACAAATATTCTAATAATTTAAATAACCTGAGTAATAAAAGGGTCTCAATATTTAAAAATAAAAACTTGTTCTTAAAAGTAATAATAAAAGGAAAAGCAAGTCTATTTAAATATTCAGATAACGGAGTTGATTACTTTTTTTATAGTATAAATTCAAAAATTAAACCTTTAGAGTATAAAAAATATAAGAATAATAAAGGTGGTATTTCTGAAAACTTAAATTACCAAAAAACGTTGAGGGATGAATTAAATTGTAAAAACATTAATTCTAACATTAAATATAGAGAAGATAGTTTTATCAACTTTTTCTCAAAATTCAACTCATGCTCTAATAGTTCAAATAAATTATATATCAAAAAAAACAGAAAAGGTAAATTTAATATTTATGGTAAAATAGGTTTTGGACTATCAGTATTAGATGCTACTTCTACTCCAGCAATTAATTTAGGTTTAGAATTAGAATATATTTTCCCTTTCAATAATAATAAATGGTCTCTATTTACTGAGCCTACTTATCAATCAGCTTTCAAAACAATTAATATAGATGTAGTTACAGGGTATACACTTTATGCACCACCATCAAACCCAAATGCAACGGTTGGCTTACCGATTTATAGTAATGAAAAAGTAAAATACAGCTCTTTAGAAATACCCATTGCAATAAGACATTATCTATTCCTTAAGAATAAAAAAGTTTTATTTATTAATTCGGGTATTAACTTAGACTTTCCTATAAAATTTAATGAAAAGGAAACTAAAATGAATAAAAACATAAGTTTTCTTTTAGGAATTGGATACCACTTTAATAATAAACTCAGTATAGAAGCACGTTATAATGCCCCTAAAAAAATAAATTCAGAAAGTAATATTGAATATCCAAACATTCAAAGTTTCATGATTAAATTAGGATATTCTTTTAATTAA
- a CDS encoding IS1595 family transposase encodes MDNFEGQDILNFIKELPNDEACKAYLSKIKWQDGFKCSKCGHTKGCEKAGYNYHCYACHHVESATANTLFHKVKFGLQKAFCVAFEMSTNSKSTSSIQMGKRFSIRQGTAWYFMQKVRKAMKSSQKYPLETLIHVDEFTVGGKEEGKQGRSYDTKKKKAVIAVELTDNNKVKRVYIKSINDYSAKSLTPIFEEHISKSAKIITDKWRGYEPLKEVYNIEQIYSNNGANFKQLHVMIMQVKSWLRAIPTHVSKWHIQAYFDEFCFRINRSQFQKSIFHKTIERMVVAKPVYQNQIKQKLNV; translated from the coding sequence ATGGATAATTTTGAAGGTCAAGATATACTAAACTTTATAAAAGAACTACCAAATGATGAAGCCTGTAAAGCTTATTTATCAAAAATAAAATGGCAGGATGGTTTTAAATGTAGTAAATGTGGACATACAAAAGGTTGTGAAAAAGCTGGATATAATTATCACTGTTATGCTTGCCATCATGTAGAAAGTGCTACTGCAAATACACTTTTTCATAAAGTTAAATTTGGATTGCAAAAAGCGTTTTGTGTTGCTTTTGAAATGAGTACAAATAGTAAAAGTACTTCAAGTATTCAAATGGGTAAACGCTTTAGTATTCGTCAAGGAACTGCATGGTATTTTATGCAAAAAGTTCGTAAAGCAATGAAAAGTAGTCAAAAATATCCTCTAGAAACCTTAATTCATGTTGATGAGTTTACTGTTGGAGGAAAAGAAGAAGGAAAACAAGGTAGGAGTTACGATACAAAAAAGAAAAAAGCCGTAATTGCAGTAGAATTAACAGATAACAATAAGGTGAAAAGAGTTTACATTAAATCTATAAACGACTATTCTGCAAAATCATTAACACCAATTTTTGAAGAACACATAAGTAAATCTGCTAAAATAATAACAGATAAATGGAGAGGATATGAACCTTTGAAAGAAGTTTATAACATTGAGCAAATCTATAGTAATAATGGTGCTAACTTTAAACAATTACATGTCATGATTATGCAAGTTAAGTCTTGGCTTAGAGCAATACCAACTCATGTAAGTAAATGGCATATTCAAGCTTATTTTGATGAATTTTGTTTTAGAATTAATAGATCTCAATTTCAGAAAAGTATATTTCATAAAACAATTGAAAGAATGGTAGTTGCCAAACCAGTTTATCAAAATCAAATAAAACAGAAGCTAAACGTATAA
- the uvrB gene encoding excinuclease ABC subunit UvrB, whose protein sequence is MEFKLVSEFSPTGDQPQAIKELTQSVNDGEKYQTLLGVTGSGKTFTVANVIKNVDKPTLVLAHNKTLAAQLYSEFKQFFPDNAVEYFVSYYDYYQPEAYIPVTGTFIEKDLSINDDIERLRLSTTSSLLSGRRDVIVIASVSCLYGIGNPVEFKKNVIPIHVDQQIARTKFLHQLVQSLYSRTEHEIKSGTFKVKGDVVTIYPSYGDNGYRVHFFGDEIEEIESFDLESNTVLESFSDLTIYPANLFVTSPDILQNAIHQIQEDMMKQVDYFKEIGKHLEAKRLKERTEFDLEMIRELGYCSGIENYSRYLDGREPGTRPFCLLDYFPDDYLMVIDESHVTVPQTHAMYGGDRSRKENLVEYGFRLPAAMDNRPLKFEEFEEIQNQVIYVSATPADYELEKTEGVFVEQVIRPTGLLDPVIEIRPSLNQIDDLIEEIQQRVEKDERTLVTTLTKRMAEELTKYLTRVDIRCRYIHSDVDTLERVEIMQDLRKGLFDVLIGVNLLREGLDLPEVSLVAILDADKEGFLRSHRSITQTVGRAARNVNGLAILYADKMTNSMQKTIDETERRREKQIAYNTKHGITPTQINKKIDDTLSKSAVSSYHYDNAKQVAAEQDLQYLPKEEIEKRIREKRKHMEAAAKGLDFIVAAKLRDEIALLREKL, encoded by the coding sequence ATGGAATTTAAATTGGTATCAGAATTTTCTCCTACGGGAGATCAACCACAAGCAATAAAAGAACTTACACAAAGTGTTAATGATGGCGAAAAATATCAAACGCTTTTAGGTGTAACAGGTTCTGGTAAGACATTTACCGTTGCAAATGTTATAAAAAACGTAGATAAACCTACCTTAGTTTTAGCACACAATAAAACATTGGCAGCACAATTGTATTCTGAATTTAAACAATTCTTTCCTGATAATGCCGTAGAATATTTTGTTTCTTACTACGATTATTATCAACCGGAAGCATACATTCCTGTTACCGGAACTTTTATTGAAAAAGATTTATCTATTAATGATGATATAGAACGTTTGCGTTTAAGCACTACTTCTTCTCTACTTTCTGGTAGACGAGATGTTATTGTAATTGCTTCCGTTTCTTGTTTGTACGGTATCGGAAATCCAGTTGAATTTAAGAAAAACGTCATTCCTATTCACGTAGATCAGCAAATTGCAAGAACAAAGTTTTTGCATCAATTAGTGCAAAGTTTGTATTCTAGAACCGAACACGAAATAAAAAGTGGAACCTTTAAAGTGAAAGGTGATGTAGTAACTATTTATCCGTCTTACGGAGATAATGGGTACAGAGTCCATTTTTTTGGTGATGAAATTGAAGAAATAGAATCCTTCGATTTAGAAAGCAATACCGTTTTAGAAAGTTTTAGTGATTTGACCATTTATCCTGCAAACTTGTTTGTAACGTCTCCAGATATTTTACAAAATGCCATTCATCAAATTCAGGAAGATATGATGAAGCAAGTGGATTATTTTAAAGAAATAGGCAAACATTTAGAAGCTAAACGTTTAAAAGAACGAACAGAATTCGACCTAGAAATGATTCGTGAATTAGGCTATTGTTCTGGTATTGAGAACTATTCTCGTTATTTAGACGGACGAGAACCAGGTACAAGACCGTTCTGTTTGTTAGATTATTTTCCGGATGATTATTTAATGGTCATTGATGAAAGCCACGTAACCGTTCCGCAAACACACGCTATGTATGGTGGCGATAGAAGTAGAAAAGAAAACTTGGTAGAATATGGGTTCCGTTTGCCTGCAGCAATGGACAATCGTCCATTAAAATTTGAGGAGTTTGAAGAAATTCAGAATCAGGTAATTTATGTTTCTGCAACGCCCGCAGATTACGAACTCGAAAAAACAGAAGGCGTTTTTGTAGAGCAAGTAATTAGACCTACTGGTTTGTTAGATCCGGTGATTGAAATTAGACCTAGTTTGAATCAAATTGATGATTTAATTGAAGAAATACAACAAAGAGTAGAAAAAGACGAACGTACTTTGGTAACTACACTTACCAAAAGAATGGCAGAAGAATTGACTAAATATTTAACAAGAGTCGATATTCGTTGCCGTTATATTCATTCTGATGTAGATACTTTAGAGCGTGTAGAAATTATGCAAGATTTGCGTAAAGGTTTGTTTGATGTTCTAATTGGTGTCAACCTTTTGCGTGAAGGTTTAGATTTACCTGAAGTTTCTTTAGTGGCAATTTTAGATGCGGATAAAGAAGGTTTTTTACGTTCGCACCGTTCTATTACGCAAACCGTTGGTAGAGCTGCAAGAAACGTAAATGGTTTGGCAATTTTATATGCTGATAAAATGACCAACAGCATGCAAAAAACCATTGACGAAACCGAACGCAGACGAGAAAAGCAAATTGCTTACAATACCAAACACGGAATCACTCCGACTCAGATTAACAAAAAAATTGATGATACCTTGTCTAAATCTGCCGTTTCTAGTTATCATTATGATAATGCAAAACAGGTTGCCGCAGAACAAGATTTACAATATTTACCAAAAGAAGAAATAGAAAAACGTATACGAGAAAAGCGCAAACACATGGAAGCTGCTGCCAAAGGTTTAGACTTTATTGTTGCCGCTAAACTACGTGATGAAATTGCTCTTTTGAGAGAAAAATTGTGA
- a CDS encoding microtubule-binding protein, with protein MSDDFDLLETSANKKTETVDVNWGKAIDTMKSKLAQEDDPESRQKILNATLDDVVHMAEKDRTTLLDAIKDLTDYQDEVGIMFEKFSALNPSEQKVIDDAQKGLERARIELEDAQNKADTWWNNLWGRKSKIKKEEIEFAAAEKLRAGADNQAKALFQQRIESADIQTLLSELSYKSQAAVTRLKNREVEIKEVEEKLKDAIVEASKNHTKALAKKKEVEGQLEEQYALLKQSRQELEEIADKQSTEYSEAIGKMTTIEQKVEELEGLKNAYTTLAASKDSFVHKHNLTIKVLTSLRSNLQTHRAKLKSDTEERLKYYDGYVVALKARTDQEFAAILEHLGVKTDEHIGETLASMHSASARARQEMMDNIPVHEKVMTGVYSTYAEALHEIRKKDVDIQKNFADRYGIDMKEIFEDYYKADANAPKGDDAPAAKPKADTSNDDLLG; from the coding sequence ATGTCTGATGATTTTGATTTACTAGAAACGAGTGCCAATAAAAAAACTGAAACAGTAGATGTTAATTGGGGGAAAGCGATTGACACCATGAAATCTAAATTGGCGCAAGAAGACGATCCAGAATCTCGTCAGAAAATATTAAATGCAACCTTAGATGATGTTGTGCACATGGCAGAAAAAGACAGAACTACACTGCTAGATGCTATTAAAGATTTAACAGATTACCAAGACGAAGTTGGTATTATGTTCGAGAAATTTTCGGCTTTAAATCCATCAGAACAAAAAGTAATAGACGATGCTCAAAAAGGATTAGAAAGAGCAAGAATCGAATTAGAAGACGCCCAAAATAAAGCAGATACTTGGTGGAACAATTTATGGGGGAGAAAATCGAAGATTAAAAAAGAAGAAATAGAGTTTGCAGCAGCAGAAAAACTACGTGCAGGTGCAGATAATCAGGCAAAAGCATTGTTTCAGCAACGTATAGAAAGTGCAGATATTCAAACGTTATTAAGTGAGCTTTCATATAAATCTCAGGCAGCCGTAACGCGACTTAAAAATAGAGAAGTAGAAATTAAAGAAGTAGAAGAAAAGTTAAAAGATGCCATTGTAGAGGCTTCTAAAAATCATACGAAAGCGTTAGCAAAAAAGAAAGAAGTAGAAGGGCAATTAGAAGAACAATATGCTTTGTTAAAGCAATCTCGTCAAGAATTAGAAGAAATCGCAGATAAGCAATCTACGGAATATTCAGAGGCGATTGGTAAAATGACAACTATTGAGCAAAAAGTAGAGGAATTAGAAGGACTTAAAAACGCCTACACAACCTTAGCAGCGAGTAAAGATAGCTTTGTGCACAAGCATAATTTAACCATTAAAGTATTGACTTCTTTACGTTCTAATTTACAGACACATAGAGCGAAATTAAAGAGTGATACAGAAGAAAGATTAAAGTATTACGATGGTTATGTGGTTGCATTAAAAGCAAGAACAGATCAAGAATTTGCTGCAATTTTAGAGCATTTAGGGGTTAAAACCGATGAACATATCGGAGAAACTTTAGCTTCTATGCATTCCGCAAGTGCCAGAGCACGTCAAGAAATGATGGACAATATTCCGGTGCACGAAAAAGTAATGACAGGTGTGTATAGTACGTATGCAGAGGCTTTGCATGAAATTCGTAAAAAAGATGTAGACATTCAAAAGAACTTTGCAGATCGTTACGGAATAGATATGAAAGAAATTTTCGAAGACTATTACAAAGCAGATGCAAATGCTCCAAAAGGCGATGATGCTCCGGCGGCAAAACCAAAAGCAGATACTTCTAATGATGATTTGTTAGGGTAA
- a CDS encoding ribbon-helix-helix domain-containing protein, giving the protein MATFTSSLPDSLLEKLSVLAKELQLPKNRLIENALELYLEQVEKASYIKSYQQAATDKDILKVAEEGMQEYFTELNDTDAN; this is encoded by the coding sequence ATGGCAACATTCACATCTTCTTTACCAGATAGTCTTTTAGAAAAATTATCTGTTTTAGCAAAAGAGTTACAACTTCCTAAAAATAGGCTTATAGAAAATGCTTTAGAATTGTATTTAGAGCAAGTAGAAAAAGCGAGTTATATAAAATCGTATCAACAAGCAGCTACAGATAAAGATATTTTAAAGGTTGCAGAAGAAGGAATGCAAGAGTATTTTACAGAACTTAACGATACAGATGCTAACTAA
- a CDS encoding type II toxin-antitoxin system PemK/MazF family toxin: MKQGEIWELYLNPVKGSEQSGRRPAVIISGNMLNKHLQVVIVCPLTTSVKNYKGNLIISPNEINGLTTISEVLTFHVRSVSKTRLDKKIGKIPLKDIEVIKKTLNDILKF, translated from the coding sequence ATGAAGCAAGGAGAGATTTGGGAACTGTATTTAAATCCTGTCAAAGGAAGTGAGCAAAGTGGCAGAAGACCCGCAGTTATTATTAGCGGAAATATGTTAAACAAACATTTACAAGTTGTAATTGTTTGTCCATTAACCACAAGTGTAAAAAATTATAAAGGAAATTTAATTATCAGCCCAAATGAAATAAACGGATTGACTACTATTTCCGAAGTGTTAACGTTTCACGTTCGTTCTGTTTCAAAAACAAGATTGGATAAAAAAATTGGTAAAATTCCATTAAAAGATATTGAGGTAATTAAAAAAACTTTAAACGATATTCTTAAATTTTAA